The Vigna unguiculata cultivar IT97K-499-35 chromosome 6, ASM411807v1, whole genome shotgun sequence genome contains a region encoding:
- the LOC114188256 gene encoding probable inactive receptor-like protein kinase At3g56050 — MPSPASSANTSNTNQHAVIIWSTLGGFSFILVSLVVFLCFRSNKVVTVKPWATGLSGQLQKAFLTGVPSLKRTELEVACEYFSNIIGSLPDGTVYKGTLSSGVEIAVVSSAVTSSHNWSKNLETQFRKKIAMLSRVNHKNFVNLIGYCEENKPFTRMMVFEYAPNGTLFEHLHIREAERLDWGMRIRIAMGIAYCLEHMHELTPPIAYRNILSSSVYLTEDYAAKLSDFSFWTDIVSTKKGSESAQLLETAPEYVKANVYSFGVLLFELITGRIPFAVENGLFEDWAAEYIKGQPLRDMVDSNLNSLQANEIEKWEEVINICVDPDPEKRPTMREVTSKLKEITTIGPDGATPKASPLWWAEIEIMSPDLSSDVNP; from the exons ATGCCTTCTCCTGCTTCATCTGCAAACACTTCAAACACAAACCAACACGCTGTCATTATATGGTCCACACTTGGCGGCTTCTCCTTCATTTTGGTGTCACTCGTTGTTTTTCTTTGCTTCAGAAGCAACAAGGTTGTCACTGTAAAACCTTGGGCCACAGGGTTGAGTGGCCAGCTTCAGAAAGCCTTTTTAACAG GTGTTCCTAGTCTGAAAAGAACAGAACTTGAAGTAGCTTGTGAGTATTTCAGCAACATTATTGGTTCACTGCCTGATGGGACTGTTTATAAGGGGACTCTCTCCAGTGGAGTTGAGATAGCTGTAGTATCCTCTGCAGTGACTTCATCCCATAACTGGTCCAAAAATCTGGAAACTCAATTCCGAAAGAAG ATAGCAATGTTGTCAAGAGTTAACCACAAAAATTTTGTGAATCTAATTGGATATTGTGAAGAGAATAAGCCATTCACAAGGATGATGGTTTTTGAGTATGCTCCAAATGGAACTCTATTTGAGCATCTACACA TTCGAGAAGCAGAAAGACTAGACTGGGGAATGAGAATAAGGATAGCTATGGGAATAGCTTATTGTCTGGAGCACATGCATGAGCTGACACCACCCATTGCCTATAGAAACATACTATCTTCCTCTGTATATCTGACTGAAGATTATGCTGCTAAATTATCAGACTTTAGTTTCTGGACTGACATAGTCTCTACAAAGAAGGGTTCTGAATCTGCACAGCTCTTAGAAACAGCTCCAGAATATGTCAAGGCCAATGTTTACAGCTTTGGAGTACTATTGTTTGAATTGATTACAGGAAGAATTCCCTTCGCAGTGGAGAATGGTTTATTTGAAGATTGGGCAGCAGAATATATAAAGGGACAACCCTTGAGAGACATGGTGGATTCAAACCTGAACTCTTTGCAAGCAAATGAAATCGAGAAATGGGAAGAAGTGATTAACATCTGTGTAGATCCTGATCCAGAAAAAAGACCAACCATGAGGGAGGTTACTTCTAAGTTGAAGGAAATCACCACCATAGGACCTGACGGAGCAACTCCAAAAGCATCACCTCTTTGGTGGGCAGAAATAGAAATTATGTCCCCTGACTTAAGTTCAGACGTGAATCCATAA